A genomic segment from Armatimonadota bacterium encodes:
- a CDS encoding acetoin utilization protein AcuC: MKNFAYITCPGVERYRFSAHHPLRPERVTLSQELAQMLGVLHEEDVIEAVPASPDLVAEVHSPRYVRAVQALSEGKPVPDYHAFGFGSSDNPPFRGMFEASLAVVGASVAAAQAVIDGAQVAVNLAGGLHHARYEEAAGFCIFNDPAVAIHVLKQKFRRIVYLDIDVHHGDGVQWLYYRDPQVLTISIHESGRFLFPGTGHPEEIGAGEGRGYSVNIALGRYADDDIWWWAFRQVVPPLFRWFQPEVVVLQMGADPHYTDPLAHASLTAQGWLRAVQWVAEQDIPIVATGGGGYSLTAVTRMWTLALATLKGVPVPDQIPPQFTLYDEVRTLRDPEPPALPERLRETARQFTEQSVSELKQYLRPYVEWGDTCEEKQGAVSQHP, translated from the coding sequence GTGAAAAACTTTGCGTATATCACCTGTCCCGGGGTAGAAAGATACCGGTTTTCTGCCCATCATCCCTTGCGTCCTGAGCGGGTGACACTCTCTCAAGAGCTGGCTCAGATGCTGGGCGTGCTGCATGAAGAGGATGTCATTGAGGCTGTGCCAGCTTCTCCCGATCTGGTCGCAGAAGTGCATTCACCGCGCTATGTGCGGGCGGTGCAGGCACTCAGCGAAGGCAAGCCGGTACCCGATTATCATGCTTTCGGGTTTGGCAGCAGTGATAATCCACCATTTCGGGGCATGTTTGAAGCCTCGCTGGCGGTAGTGGGAGCCTCCGTGGCGGCAGCACAGGCAGTGATAGATGGAGCGCAGGTGGCAGTCAATCTGGCGGGCGGTCTGCACCATGCCCGCTACGAGGAAGCGGCTGGCTTTTGTATCTTCAACGACCCTGCCGTTGCCATCCACGTGCTGAAACAAAAATTCCGCCGGATTGTCTATCTGGATATAGACGTGCATCACGGCGATGGCGTGCAGTGGCTGTATTATCGTGACCCACAGGTGTTGACGATATCGATACACGAATCCGGAAGGTTTCTTTTCCCTGGCACGGGGCATCCTGAGGAAATCGGGGCAGGAGAGGGGCGCGGCTATTCCGTGAACATCGCGTTGGGGCGATATGCAGATGATGACATCTGGTGGTGGGCATTCCGGCAGGTGGTTCCGCCGTTGTTCCGCTGGTTTCAACCCGAGGTGGTAGTGTTGCAGATGGGGGCTGACCCGCACTATACCGACCCATTGGCTCATGCTTCTCTGACCGCTCAGGGCTGGCTGCGTGCCGTACAGTGGGTGGCGGAGCAGGATATACCTATCGTGGCGACGGGCGGTGGCGGCTACTCGTTAACAGCGGTAACGCGCATGTGGACACTCGCTCTGGCGACACTTAAGGGTGTGCCGGTGCCTGATCAGATACCACCGCAGTTTACTTTGTATGATGAGGTGCGGACCCTGCGCGACCCTGAGCCTCCCGCACTACCGGAGAGGTTGCGCGAGACCGCCAGACAGTTCACCGAGCAGTCGGTGAGCGAGCTGAAGCAGTATCTGCGACCGTATGTGGAATGGGGGGATACCTGTGAGGAGAAGCAGGGGGCTGTCTCGCAACATCCATGA
- the ydjE gene encoding putative sugar kinase YdjE gives MAEVVCLGEALIDMVAQQKGVTIAEAKGFSPAPGGAPANVAVGVAKLGVRSAFLGKVGADPFGYLLRDTLYGYGVDVGGMRFDENARTALAFVSLTKEGVPDFIFYRNPSADMLYEPGDVDTHRLRRAKVFHFGSISLLDEPVRSATLFALQIARESGALISYDPNMRPALWRSEEEGKQQMEAGMRFADVVKLNETELQFLTGVRTPEVGVTHLFALFPQLVLVAVTLGEKGCYYATPHRSGAVSGIPVEVVETVGCGDAFVAAMLVQLRKRAKGREGVRNLSDSELQRTFLYANAAGAITATRPGAIPALPTDTEVAEMLQKV, from the coding sequence GTGGCAGAGGTTGTCTGTCTTGGTGAAGCACTCATCGACATGGTTGCGCAACAGAAAGGGGTCACCATCGCGGAAGCAAAGGGTTTTTCGCCTGCTCCAGGCGGCGCGCCGGCAAACGTCGCGGTTGGCGTAGCCAAGCTGGGCGTGCGCAGCGCGTTTCTGGGCAAGGTGGGGGCAGACCCTTTTGGTTACCTGTTGAGAGATACCCTCTACGGGTATGGGGTAGATGTAGGAGGTATGCGTTTTGACGAGAATGCGCGCACCGCACTGGCGTTTGTTTCGCTGACGAAAGAAGGCGTGCCCGATTTCATCTTTTATCGCAACCCCAGTGCGGACATGTTATATGAGCCGGGAGATGTGGACACACACCGCCTGCGCCGTGCGAAGGTTTTCCACTTCGGTTCCATCTCTCTGCTGGACGAGCCGGTGCGCAGCGCGACACTGTTTGCCCTGCAGATTGCACGTGAGAGTGGCGCGTTGATTTCGTATGACCCCAATATGCGTCCCGCGCTCTGGCGCAGTGAGGAAGAGGGTAAACAGCAGATGGAAGCAGGTATGCGCTTTGCCGATGTGGTGAAACTGAACGAGACCGAGCTGCAGTTCCTCACTGGCGTCCGTACGCCAGAGGTAGGTGTCACTCATCTTTTCGCCCTCTTTCCGCAGCTGGTGCTGGTTGCGGTGACGTTGGGAGAAAAGGGTTGTTACTATGCGACGCCCCATCGGAGCGGTGCAGTGTCCGGGATACCTGTGGAGGTCGTGGAAACGGTTGGCTGTGGGGATGCGTTTGTGGCGGCGATGCTGGTGCAGTTGCGCAAGAGGGCGAAGGGGCGCGAAGGGGTGCGCAACCTGAGCGACTCGGAGCTGCAGCGCACCTTTCTGTATGCAAATGCTGCTGGAGCCATTACCGCTACCCGCCCCGGTGCCATACCGGCTTTACCGACGGATACGGAAGTGGCAGAGATGTTGCAGAAAGTGTAA
- a CDS encoding hypothetical protein (possible pseudo, internal stop codon), with protein MVVFGRPKGDRPSYKQWEEGGIAPQVVFEVLSPGNRLSELIEKFLFYQRFGVEEYCVYDPDTGRLDGWIRGEDGTLHPIEQMEGWVSPRLGIRFSVQNGDPVLTRPDGLPFVTPEELEARWTQAEQRAREVEARWTEAEYRAREAEARAERLAAKLRELGIEPE; from the coding sequence ATGGTCGTTTTCGGCAGACCAAAGGGCGATCGTCCCTCCTACAAGCAGTGGGAAGAGGGCGGCATCGCGCCGCAAGTGGTTTTTGAGGTGCTCTCGCCAGGCAACCGCCTGAGCGAACTGATAGAAAAGTTCCTCTTCTACCAGCGTTTTGGGGTGGAGGAGTACTGTGTGTACGACCCCGATACCGGTCGGCTGGACGGCTGGATACGAGGTGAAGACGGCACATTGCACCCGATAGAGCAGATGGAGGGATGGGTCAGCCCGCGTCTGGGCATCCGCTTCAGCGTGCAAAACGGTGATCCGGTGCTCACTCGCCCCGATGGTTTACCTTTTGTAACCCCTGAAGAGCTGGAGGCGCGATGGACGCAGGCAGAACAGAGGGCAAGAGAAGTGGAGGCGCGGTGGACCGAAGCGGAGTATAGGGCAAGAGAAGCAGAAGCTCGGGCAGAGCGTTTGGCAGCGAAGCTGCGCGAACTGGGCATCGAACCCGAATAG
- a CDS encoding tagatose-6-phosphate kinase, whose amino-acid sequence MILTVTLNPSVDRLIYVKQLVPHDTNRILRIEEDAGGKGVNVARVLRRLGVPVVATGFLGGRAGRYVQRELSEIDGVECRFVRVQGDTRTNLAIQEEDGSPPTTLNERGPQISAQELDALLQIVEELSRNAQFVALGGSLPPGVPSDIYATLGEIAARHGAKVVLDADGEPLLLGLKASPFLIKPNENETERLLGRAINTLEDAARAAQELHGSGVPMVIVSIGEKGAAIASAEGCWVAIPPRIRAISTVGSGDSMIAGVLSVLVRGGTVEEAIRWGTAAGAATAMTDGSDIGTAEQIHNLLSQVEVRQW is encoded by the coding sequence ATGATCCTCACCGTGACCCTCAACCCTTCCGTAGACCGCCTCATCTACGTCAAGCAGCTGGTGCCTCACGACACCAACCGCATCCTGCGCATCGAGGAGGACGCCGGTGGCAAGGGGGTGAATGTGGCTCGGGTGCTGAGGCGACTGGGCGTGCCTGTGGTCGCCACCGGTTTTCTGGGAGGCAGGGCAGGGCGGTATGTGCAGCGTGAGCTGAGCGAGATAGACGGCGTGGAGTGCCGGTTCGTCCGGGTGCAGGGCGATACGCGCACCAACCTCGCCATTCAGGAGGAGGACGGTTCTCCTCCTACCACACTCAATGAGCGCGGACCGCAGATTTCTGCGCAGGAACTCGATGCCCTGCTGCAGATTGTGGAGGAGCTTTCGCGGAACGCACAGTTTGTCGCGCTGGGGGGTAGCCTGCCGCCGGGCGTGCCCTCCGACATCTACGCCACGCTGGGCGAGATCGCCGCACGTCACGGGGCGAAGGTGGTGCTGGACGCCGACGGGGAGCCCCTCTTATTGGGATTGAAGGCATCCCCTTTCCTCATTAAGCCGAACGAGAACGAGACCGAACGCCTGCTGGGCAGGGCGATAAATACCCTGGAAGACGCGGCAAGGGCGGCTCAGGAGTTGCACGGCAGTGGCGTGCCGATGGTGATTGTCTCCATCGGCGAGAAGGGAGCGGCGATTGCCAGTGCCGAGGGGTGCTGGGTGGCGATTCCGCCCAGAATACGCGCCATCAGCACCGTTGGCTCCGGCGATTCGATGATCGCAGGTGTGCTCAGCGTGCTGGTTCGTGGCGGCACGGTAGAGGAGGCGATTCGCTGGGGCACCGCCGCAGGGGCGGCGACCGCTATGACCGACGGCTCGGATATCGGCACGGCGGAGCAGATACATAATCTTCTCTCGCAGGTGGAGGTGAGGCAGTGGTAG
- a CDS encoding uracil-DNA glycosylase: MVGDGGRCMRKLNVAIAACEKCPRLAEYIRQVAQTKRRAYRDWEYWGKPVPNFGDPEAKILVVGLAPAAHGGNRTGRIFTGDESGNWLFRALYEVGLANQPESVHREDGLELREALITAVCHCAPPANKPTREELQNCQHWMKATLRCVEDWKVIVALGRVAFEWTLRALKGIGVEHSVKASAFAHGAEFALPDGRWIVCSYHPSQQNTFTGKLTREMLRSVFERAVQLAD; the protein is encoded by the coding sequence GTGGTAGGCGATGGGGGGAGGTGCATGCGTAAACTGAACGTCGCCATCGCGGCGTGCGAGAAATGTCCCCGTCTGGCGGAGTACATCCGGCAGGTAGCGCAGACCAAACGCCGCGCCTACCGCGACTGGGAGTACTGGGGTAAACCTGTACCCAACTTCGGCGACCCTGAGGCGAAAATTCTGGTGGTAGGACTGGCTCCCGCCGCGCACGGAGGTAATCGCACGGGGCGCATCTTCACCGGCGATGAGAGCGGAAACTGGCTCTTCCGGGCGCTGTACGAGGTGGGTTTAGCCAATCAGCCGGAGAGCGTTCACCGCGAAGATGGGCTGGAGCTACGAGAGGCGCTGATCACCGCCGTATGCCACTGCGCCCCGCCTGCCAATAAGCCCACTCGCGAGGAGTTGCAGAACTGCCAGCACTGGATGAAGGCAACGCTACGTTGCGTGGAGGATTGGAAGGTCATCGTGGCGTTGGGAAGGGTAGCCTTCGAGTGGACGCTCCGCGCGCTGAAAGGGATTGGGGTGGAACACTCTGTCAAAGCGTCCGCGTTCGCGCACGGGGCGGAGTTTGCCCTGCCCGATGGACGATGGATAGTGTGCAGTTACCATCCCAGCCAGCAGAATACCTTCACCGGCAAGCTGACGCGCGAGATGTTGCGCTCTGTATTCGAACGCGCTGTGCAGCTGGCAGACTAG
- a CDS encoding archease: MEESRGYQILEHTADKGVRAWGRTLEELFENASRGMYRLVIDPEGKQADVSIPISVEVSDPIDRSDLLVKWLRELIYLTDVRKVVFTDFTVHRVTETTVEGEAYGLVVGDNSVLDGAPVKAVTYHGLRLEQTPEGWVTEFYVDV; the protein is encoded by the coding sequence ATGGAAGAGAGCAGGGGCTATCAGATCCTGGAACACACCGCCGACAAGGGTGTGCGCGCATGGGGCAGGACGCTGGAGGAGCTGTTCGAGAACGCCTCGCGCGGTATGTATCGGCTGGTGATAGACCCAGAGGGGAAGCAGGCGGATGTCTCCATCCCCATATCCGTAGAAGTGTCAGACCCGATAGACCGTTCAGACCTGCTGGTGAAATGGTTGCGCGAGCTGATATATCTCACCGATGTGCGGAAGGTGGTTTTTACCGATTTCACCGTGCATCGGGTGACGGAGACCACCGTAGAAGGAGAGGCGTATGGGCTGGTTGTCGGGGATAACTCTGTGCTGGATGGCGCGCCGGTGAAAGCGGTCACCTATCATGGACTGCGTTTGGAGCAAACTCCAGAGGGGTGGGTGACCGAGTTCTATGTGGATGTGTAG
- a CDS encoding ATPase: protein MISLIEAKSYRCLRYIRQPLGNFQILVGPNASGKSTFLDVVAFLGDLLRFGVEETVRRRARTLSELIWQGQGNNLEVAIELNLPQAVGEYSVARYEVRVGTGEQGGVDLEVENLWLVRNGVRDKYARARQTLLFPREVEVPATIVVEPGKHTPVGYRKVVSRTAEGRVYIRSETTDWNFSLRPARGRAGLTLVPEEEDRFGAATWARKVLLEGIQMLTLNSQLMRLPCAPDVPSTFQPDGSNLPVVVGMLRREHGDRFASWVEHVQTVFPEIVTVEEREREEDRYRYLLVGLRTGIQLPSWTLSDGTLRFLALTLLPYLSEPSGVYLVEEPENGIHPRAIEAVYQSLSSVYTGQVLCATHSPILLNMARLEDLLCFARTESGATDIARGDEHPRLKEWRQEVSLGDLLASGVLG from the coding sequence ATGATTTCGTTGATCGAGGCAAAGTCATACAGATGTCTGCGCTATATTCGGCAGCCTCTGGGGAACTTCCAGATTCTCGTGGGACCAAACGCGAGCGGCAAGAGCACCTTCCTGGATGTTGTAGCGTTTCTCGGTGACTTACTGCGATTTGGGGTAGAGGAGACGGTGCGCAGGCGCGCACGCACTCTCAGTGAGCTGATTTGGCAGGGACAGGGTAACAACCTAGAGGTAGCCATCGAGCTGAATTTGCCACAGGCAGTGGGCGAATACTCTGTTGCTCGATACGAGGTGCGCGTCGGCACGGGTGAACAGGGCGGTGTGGATCTAGAGGTCGAGAATCTGTGGCTCGTTCGAAACGGTGTACGTGACAAGTATGCACGGGCTCGCCAAACCTTGTTGTTCCCACGTGAAGTGGAGGTTCCTGCCACGATTGTCGTCGAGCCGGGGAAGCACACACCTGTTGGCTATCGGAAAGTGGTGTCTCGTACTGCCGAGGGAAGGGTGTATATACGTTCTGAGACAACGGACTGGAACTTTTCCTTGCGTCCCGCGCGTGGGCGTGCTGGTTTGACGCTAGTGCCAGAGGAAGAGGACCGGTTTGGAGCCGCAACCTGGGCTCGCAAGGTGCTGTTAGAAGGTATCCAAATGCTCACGTTGAATAGTCAGCTCATGCGTTTGCCGTGTGCACCCGATGTGCCCAGCACCTTTCAACCGGATGGTTCTAATCTGCCCGTTGTGGTCGGCATGTTGCGTCGCGAACATGGCGATCGCTTCGCGAGCTGGGTGGAACATGTACAAACTGTTTTTCCTGAAATTGTAACTGTTGAGGAAAGAGAGCGAGAAGAAGACCGCTACCGTTATCTGCTGGTAGGGTTGAGGACAGGTATCCAATTGCCTTCGTGGACGCTTTCGGACGGCACCTTGCGCTTTCTGGCTCTGACGTTGTTACCCTATCTCTCGGAGCCTTCAGGTGTCTATCTCGTTGAGGAGCCGGAAAACGGCATCCATCCTCGCGCTATTGAAGCAGTGTACCAGTCCCTGTCTTCCGTCTATACAGGACAGGTATTGTGCGCCACGCATTCACCCATACTTCTGAATATGGCGAGGCTTGAGGATCTCCTCTGTTTCGCCAGAACGGAGAGTGGTGCTACCGACATTGCGAGAGGTGATGAACATCCTCGTCTCAAAGAATGGCGCCAAGAAGTCAGCCTTGGTGACCTGCTCGCCAGCGGAGTTCTTGGATGA
- a CDS encoding 9-O-acetylesterase, translating to MRLRSVWMCIAGCWLLLAASAFADVRLARIFSDHAVLQRGKPVPVWGTAEPGEKVTVEFRGQKVSTTANDNGEWRVTLKPMPAGGPFQMTVRGHNTIVLQDVLVGEVWVCSGQSNMEWPVALSNNAEQEIAQANHPQIRLFMVPKAVADRPLKDLSGGAWQPCTPETVRNFSAVGYFFARELQKTLKVPVGMIQTAWGGTPAESWTSKPTLMANSSLRYLLENWRRAEMDYPQAQENYRKQLAEWEKVAAQARAEGKPEPKKPDPPQDPRTNPWKPSGLFNAMIAPIVPYAIQGAIWYQGESNAGRAYEYRTLFPAMIQDWREAWAQGDFPFLFVQLANFMAAKPEPGESAWAELREAQLMTLSLPKTGMAVAIDIGDANDIHPRNKQDVGKRLALNALAIAYGKKVVYSGPVYERMKREGNAIRLYFKHVDGGLMTPNGEPLKGFAIAGADRKFVWAEARIEGNTVVVQSPQVPEPVAVRYAWADNPVCNLYNRAGLPASPFRTDDWPGVTQQGRR from the coding sequence ATGCGCTTGAGAAGTGTCTGGATGTGTATCGCAGGGTGCTGGCTGTTGCTTGCAGCCAGTGCGTTCGCTGACGTGCGTTTAGCACGCATCTTCAGCGACCATGCGGTGCTACAACGGGGTAAACCTGTGCCTGTATGGGGCACTGCCGAGCCGGGTGAGAAGGTCACTGTAGAGTTCCGAGGGCAGAAGGTCAGCACCACTGCCAACGACAACGGCGAATGGCGCGTCACGCTGAAGCCAATGCCCGCAGGCGGTCCTTTCCAGATGACCGTGCGTGGTCACAATACGATAGTGCTCCAGGATGTGCTGGTCGGCGAGGTGTGGGTATGTTCTGGGCAGTCCAATATGGAATGGCCCGTCGCCTTATCCAACAACGCCGAGCAGGAGATAGCGCAGGCGAACCATCCGCAGATTCGCCTCTTCATGGTGCCCAAAGCGGTCGCCGACCGTCCACTGAAAGACCTGAGCGGTGGTGCATGGCAGCCCTGCACCCCCGAGACGGTACGCAACTTCTCGGCGGTAGGCTACTTCTTCGCGCGGGAGCTGCAAAAAACTCTAAAAGTACCCGTCGGTATGATTCAGACAGCATGGGGTGGCACCCCCGCTGAATCGTGGACAAGCAAGCCCACGTTGATGGCGAACTCCTCTCTGCGTTACCTGCTGGAGAACTGGCGACGCGCAGAGATGGACTATCCGCAGGCTCAGGAGAACTATCGGAAGCAGCTGGCGGAGTGGGAGAAGGTGGCAGCACAGGCGCGAGCCGAAGGCAAACCTGAACCGAAGAAGCCCGATCCACCACAGGACCCGCGTACCAACCCGTGGAAGCCCTCCGGGTTGTTCAATGCCATGATTGCGCCCATCGTGCCATACGCCATTCAGGGTGCTATCTGGTACCAGGGCGAGTCGAACGCAGGCAGAGCGTATGAGTACCGCACCTTGTTTCCTGCCATGATTCAGGACTGGCGTGAGGCATGGGCGCAGGGGGATTTCCCCTTCCTCTTCGTGCAGCTGGCTAACTTCATGGCGGCGAAGCCGGAGCCGGGCGAGAGCGCATGGGCGGAGCTGCGTGAGGCTCAGCTGATGACTCTCTCGCTTCCCAAAACAGGGATGGCGGTTGCCATCGACATCGGCGACGCCAACGACATCCACCCGCGCAACAAGCAGGACGTGGGCAAACGCCTCGCGCTGAACGCACTGGCAATCGCCTACGGCAAGAAGGTGGTGTACTCCGGTCCTGTCTATGAGCGTATGAAACGCGAAGGCAACGCCATCCGCCTGTACTTCAAACACGTGGACGGCGGGCTGATGACTCCAAATGGCGAGCCGCTCAAAGGCTTTGCCATCGCGGGGGCAGATCGCAAGTTCGTGTGGGCGGAGGCACGCATCGAGGGCAATACGGTAGTGGTACAGAGCCCTCAGGTGCCAGAGCCGGTAGCGGTGCGCTATGCGTGGGCGGATAATCCGGTGTGTAACCTGTACAACCGCGCCGGGCTTCCCGCCTCGCCCTTCCGTACAGACGACTGGCCCGGCGTCACCCAACAAGGGAGAAGGTAG
- the pfkA gene encoding ATP-dependent 6-phosphofructokinase, translated as MKRIGVLTSGGDASGMNPALRAVVRTAIVNGLEVVGIERGYEGLLNRWLRPMDLSSVGGIINRGGTILRTARSERFKTEEGLQLATQVLRENGIEGLVVIGGDGSFRGAVKLEEVSGIAVVGIPATIDNDIGGTEYTLGYDTALQVAMDAIDKIRDTADSFERIFVIEVMGRSRGFIAAAVGLAGGAEAILVPEIPFDPVQICERLKQGMARGKRSAIIVTAEGAAKAQEVATFVEMYLREEVRATVLGYTQRGGSPTATDRIYGARFGALAVELLLQGQSGMMTAVQGGQVVAVPLRACWEQPRVLDESLLKLNEVLAS; from the coding sequence ATGAAGCGTATTGGCGTTCTCACCAGCGGGGGCGATGCGTCGGGGATGAACCCTGCCCTGCGTGCGGTGGTGCGAACAGCGATTGTCAACGGGTTAGAAGTGGTGGGCATCGAGCGTGGGTATGAAGGGTTGCTAAACCGCTGGCTGCGCCCGATGGACCTGTCTTCTGTGGGAGGTATCATCAATCGCGGCGGCACGATTCTGCGCACCGCACGCAGTGAGCGGTTCAAGACCGAAGAGGGGCTACAGCTGGCAACCCAGGTGCTACGCGAGAACGGCATCGAAGGGCTGGTGGTCATCGGTGGTGACGGCTCCTTCAGGGGGGCGGTCAAGCTGGAGGAGGTTTCAGGAATCGCGGTGGTGGGCATCCCCGCCACCATCGATAACGACATCGGCGGCACGGAGTACACGCTGGGCTACGATACCGCGTTGCAGGTGGCGATGGACGCCATTGACAAAATCCGCGACACTGCAGACAGTTTCGAGCGCATCTTCGTGATTGAGGTGATGGGGCGTTCGCGCGGGTTCATTGCGGCGGCAGTGGGGCTGGCTGGTGGTGCGGAAGCCATTCTAGTGCCCGAGATACCCTTTGACCCCGTTCAGATTTGCGAGCGGCTCAAGCAAGGCATGGCTCGCGGCAAACGCTCCGCCATTATCGTCACTGCAGAAGGCGCGGCGAAGGCGCAAGAGGTTGCTACCTTTGTGGAGATGTATCTGCGCGAGGAGGTGCGTGCTACCGTGCTGGGCTACACCCAGCGTGGCGGTTCGCCCACTGCAACCGATCGCATCTACGGCGCACGATTCGGTGCGCTGGCGGTGGAGTTGCTCTTGCAGGGGCAAAGCGGCATGATGACTGCTGTGCAGGGTGGTCAGGTGGTGGCGGTGCCTTTAAGGGCATGCTGGGAACAACCGCGCGTGCTGGATGAGAGCCTGCTGAAGCTGAACGAGGTGCTGGCGTCTTAG